The Fusarium musae strain F31 chromosome 10, whole genome shotgun sequence DNA window AAGGCATCATCACCCATCTCATACGACGGCGGTGCCGGGGCAGGCGCACATTCCGTAGTCTGCTCCATTTCAGATCTTGCTCTTTCACCAGGCGTAAGAATCACATTGCTCGTTTTCTTCTTGCGCCTTCGGATAGACAGCATGGCTGCAGCTACAAGAATCGCCAGCCCTGTAACAGGGAGAACGACGGCAATAGCGATCGCGTCTTTGGAGAGTCCAGAGCCTGAGTCTGTCTTATCATTCGTCGAGGCCGTTGCTGATGCAGTTTGCTCAGCTTGAAGCGGTCCAATGATGTATGTCGTTGGCCTTGTATCGCAACCCCAGGAAGTAAGCTTAGCGCTGTCATCGGAAGCGGTCTGGTAAATGAAGTACACGCATCGCGACGAGGCTCCATATGTGCTAGATAGCAGTCGTCAATGATGTATATCACTAATTCTTAAGTAGTCTTACCATTTCATGATGGGAGAGTAAGGGCATAGTGAGGCAGCAGTGCCTCCACAATCGGGAGCTGAGGCATCCTCACATGTAGCGGGGATATAACAGCTTGTCTCGTGGCAACAGCCCCATGACTTGCCACCACTGGGGGTGCTGCAGGTAGATGGTGAAGCACACGCTGCTGTGTAGACTTTCCATTGATGAATGGCAGCAATTAGCCCTTCTGGCGTTGTGTCCCGGACCTATTCGCAGTTGCTCACTTGAATTGACAGAAAAGTAGCCGCAGATCTGTGCATTTGTAGTTGCCTTAGGTGCCTCCACTTGGACGGTGTCAGGTTCATGTATGTGAGTCGGGCTGTTTACCCGCGACCGGATTTCGTCCATCTTGCCAGACCGAACGCAGGAAGCTGGTTAGTATAAACTGCGTGCGATGGAACAGTTTCCAACTTGTGATCTCATAGTTCCCGTGATAGATGGTGAAAGCGGTATGACATCAATCTCCGATATTTGACGGCGGTCGCTTTGGACGTATAGTCATGCGTCGACTGAAAAAGCTTAAATGGCATAAACTAGCCGCTAGAGTGTTTtcacttcttttttttagaTTGAAACTGTAGATTGAATTTGTTGATTCTATTGTGCTATAACCTTTCTAACATGCTCCTCTATATTTCTTGGCAGCGTGAGACCATACTCGCCATTAGCATACCTGAAGCAAAACTCCACAAGGCCGAGACATGAATGTTGACAGCCAACATACGACCTTCCCTTGTACTCTAAAGCTTCCAGCTCGTAAAAGTAGGCCTCATTGACTTCGAAGAATTGATGTACCACTGGCTCCGTAGGCTTTTGTTGGTTCTTGAAAAATGCCGCGGCAACGCATATCTTGAGCACTGCCGCGCCGCCCTTTGTCTGCACGACCTTACTCTCCTTCTTTGCTACAAGCTCCGGCTGCTTTCCTGGCGTAGGAGTTTTGGATTCCATGACTTCAGGAGCAGAAAGCCCATTAGCCTTCTCGCTCCTATACTCCGGATCCTCGATGAGTTTAAGATCGTACCGCGCCAGTAGCTCATTAAACCGTTCCATTATGACGATGACTGGGAGACGCTGCGTGCGTATCGCCTCCGTGATTTCCTCACTATGTATGCGCATCTGTTCTTTCGCCACAGTCTTGTCCTTCAGAGACGCAAGCCCCTTCTCGGAACAGAACCTTTGTTGCAAATATGCGATTAGAACTGCGACGGAGCGCGAGCGCCCGGATTTACAGTGAATCAAGATGTTCCTCCCCTCGCAGCTATGCCGCTTGATAAACTCATTAGTCTCATCGAAGTGGTCGATCAGATTTGAGTTGGCGTTGTCCTCGAGAGGGATAATAAGTGGGTATTTCACGACACTGCTCGCCATGCCGTTCTCGTTGGGGTAGAAGCGTTGCAGCCCGTAGGAAGTGTTGTTCTTGTCCCATGCTAGTGAGTCCTTGGGATGAATAGCAATAACCGCCTGAATATCATTCTTCGCAAGGGTATCTTCGTTAAGTGCATGGTTCATCCCCCCGATGAAAATGCTCCCTGGCCCCGTAAGTTCTGGGTGGACAATGCGGGACATTTCCGTGATGTCATTCCGGGTCCATTCTCGGATCTCGTTCCAGAACTTGGCATGCAGAAAAGCGAGGTCATCATGCGACGCAAGATTGTCGAGTGCCTTGTACGTGGTTGGCTCATGGGAGGGGTTTTGGGCAAATAGCTCGCTCCACTCTGTTGATGGGGGCGACTTGGTGGTGTTATCCATCGCGAATGGGAAGTGACGCGACAGGGAGAAGGGAACAAAGCGCGAAAGCTCTGGCGATCTGAGGGAAGAGATTCAGGTCTGCAGTTGAGAAGCTTATTATGCCTAAGGTTGCAGTCTTGGCGAATCTAAGCTTCAATGGCAAAATGTGATCACTAAATTAGTAGCAGGACGTGTTGCACGCTGATTGGTTTACATGGTGATTCCTGTGTGGAGTTTCTCACTTGTCTCATTATTTGTTCCAAGtcaaaaataagcttaagcaTAACAATATTCCATTACCTATATTCATTTAAGAACAGCCAGAAGTGAATAAATTTAGTCATTGCATAGCCGGCTGCTAGCTGGGTCCCTGTAGCTTCTAGCTTTGTACCTATGTGATCACCGTTGCCGATACTCAGGTCTCCTGCCGAtcctggtgttgaagagccaCTAGCTCTCGTTCGGCCTTGGTGACAGGCTCCTTGGGTAGGAGATTGAAGAACCATGGTGCAATAATCGCGATGACGCATCCAAAGCCGCATGTAGCTGTCAGGGTACCAAAACCGACCAAGTGCTGGGGCGCATTCGTGCTGGGCCATAGATAACTTCCGTAGATAATCGCCAGATGGCCAAATGAGTTGACAAAGGCAATGGAAATCGAGCGCTTCTGGTCAGGGAATGGGATCGACTCGCTTGTCCAGTTGAGCATAAGAGGCAGGCCAGTGTAGAGACCAGCCACAAGCAGGCACATCATGACATATTTGGCAATGGCCGAATCAACGAAGGCGGAGATTATGCATGCGACAGCCGCAAGTCCGTAAAGACCGCAGCTATGCCACCTTCTATCTTGGAGCTTATCTGAAGTCCAAGATAGAGCCAGCTGACATACGGCACCGGTAATCCAGATGGGGACAGTCATCCACTGCGCAGTGACATTGGTGTAGCCcatggtcttgaggatggTAGGTACGAAGTATGAGATGGACatgccgaggatgatgatactgtaagcgatgaggaagaaccaGGTCTTCCCATCAGTGACAACAGCCTTGAAGGCCTGCCATGAGGTCATTCGACGACTCGTGCTGCCGACACTGACCTGTCTATCAACGAGGATGCGAATCTGAGCAAGACGGCGCTGGTCAGGTGAGAAGTAGCGGGCATTACGGGGATAGTCTGGTAGGAGGAAGTATAGTCCGAAACCACAGAAGACAGTGAGTGTACCCTCAACGATGAATAGCCAGCGCCAGCCAGGAATGCCTCGGACTCCTTCGAGGCCTTTTACGATGGCGCCGGCCATGATACCGCCTAGAGCTGGAGCGATGCAACCCGATGTGTAGAAGATACAGAATCGCTTGCCTAACAAGGGTTAATGAACTCCAAAAATCACACTAGTAAAAACTGCTTACCGATTTCTTTCTTGGTGTACCAACATGTCAGAAGGTAGATGGCCCCTGGAAAGAGACCGGCTTCGATACAACCGAGGAAGAACCGCCCAGCAAGGAAGCCCTTATAGTTCTTGGCTTGCGATAGTGCAATGACGATGCAGCCCCAAACCCAGACGATGGTTGGAAGGTAGACTGATGGGCGGCATTTGTTCATGATCATGTTGGAGGGGACTTCGCAGAGGAAGTAGCCGACGAAAAACAGGTAGACAAGGAGGGAGTAGTCTCAGAGCTGGGAGTTAGTCGACATGATGCTTGTACACAAGTGAGATGAGCCTACCGTTGTCCTTCATGTTGAGACTCTCACTCATTCCAGCTGCATTGGCATTCGCCTGTTCAAGTCAGTCGCTATTTATCCCGCCATCGGTTGGTCTCAAAGCTTACTATATTCCCGCGATCCAGGTATGCAAGGACATACATCCACCATAGGCAAGGCAGAAGAGTGAAGTCAATCTTTCGAACAAGGCGTCGTTCTTCGGCTGTATCAGGCACATAGTTTGCCAGCGCAATGGTgagctcctcatcgtcagccAGTGCATCGCCAGGCTTGACGATCTCGCCATCTGCAATATCTTTGGAGACACGTTGCTGAAGGGCGGGCTTGTCTTTACTTTTAGACTCCATCGTGATCGTGATGTAGAGCTACAAGAAGGATAAAATCAAATGTAGGAGACGAGGCAAAACGGCCCGTCGGGGAACATGGAGCATTATATCTCCAGGATCGGCGTGGTTCTCCGATCACCGAAGATCCTTCCCTATCAAAGACTTTCTCATTGCCTAGTTCATTGCTTCAGATGATAAGCATAAAATCCTGCCCCTCCGTACTTGCCAAGACAGGAGGATGACTCATGAGGACAAAAAATCCCTGTACAGCGCAGCACTGTGGTGCGGGGTATTTGCCATCAAGCTTGTTGAGGGAAGGAAACTAAAAGCGACGAGATAAGCATAAAACGTGCCGGAGTACAAATATATAACCCGGCTATCAA harbors:
- a CDS encoding hypothetical protein (EggNog:ENOG41), translating into MDNTTKSPPSTEWSELFAQNPSHEPTTYKALDNLASHDDLAFLHAKFWNEIREWTRNDITEMSRIVHPELTGPGSIFIGGMNHALNEDTLAKNDIQAVIAIHPKDSLAWDKNNTSYGLQRFYPNENGMASSVVKYPLIIPLEDNANSNLIDHFDETNEFIKRHSCEGRNILIHCKSGRSRSVAVLIAYLQQRFCSEKGLASLKDKTVAKEQMRIHSEEITEAIRTQRLPVIVIMERFNELLARYDLKLIEDPEYRSEKANGLSAPEVMESKTPTPGKQPELVAKKESKVVQTKGGAAVLKICVAAAFFKNQQKPTEPVVHQFFEVNEAYFYELEALEYKGRSYVGCQHSCLGLVEFCFRYANGEYGLTLPRNIEEHVRKVIAQ
- a CDS encoding hypothetical protein (EggNog:ENOG41), which codes for MIMNKCRPSVYLPTIVWVWGCIVIALSQAKNYKGFLAGRFFLGCIEAGLFPGAIYLLTCWYTKKEIGKRFCIFYTSGCIAPALGGIMAGAIVKGLEGVRGIPGWRWLFIVEGTLTVFCGFGLYFLLPDYPRNARYFSPDQRRLAQIRILVDRQVSVGSTSRRMTSWQAFKAVVTDGKTWFFLIAYSIIILGMSISYFVPTILKTMGYTNVTAQWMTVPIWITGAVCQLALSWTSDKLQDRRWHSCGLYGLAAVACIISAFVDSAIAKYVMMCLLVAGLYTGLPLMLNWTSESIPFPDQKRSISIAFVNSFGHLAIIYGSYLWPSTNAPQHLVGFGTLTATCGFGCVIAIIAPWFFNLLPKEPVTKAERELVALQHQDRQET
- a CDS encoding hypothetical protein (EggNog:ENOG41), giving the protein MESKSKDKPALQQRVSKDIADGEIVKPGDALADDEELTIALANYVPDTAEERRLVRKIDFTLLPCLWWMYVLAYLDRGNIANANAAGMSESLNMKDNGRLISLVYKHHVD